The Fusarium falciforme chromosome 7, complete sequence genome window below encodes:
- a CDS encoding SGL domain-containing protein, which yields MSSSLAVVALGALVQSGLGLAAKVPSTAQVVDWKSFNVLENVLPPAEANDSTTFIWPGVTEKSLLEKPFHIYDDEFLDVIGSDPSLTLIATSDTDPIFHEAVVWHAPKDEVFFVQNAGAPAAGTGLNKSSIIQKISLKEAEAVRKGKLDEVTVTVVPSNPQVINPNGGTNYKGNIVFAGEGQGDDITSALYLMNPNPPYNTTVLLNNYFGRQFSSLNDVVIHPRNKELYFTDTLYGYLQDFRPPPGLRNQVYRYNFETGAVAVAADDFALPNGLTFSPDGKKAYVTDTGIALGFYGRNLSAPASLYSFDVSSDGTWGNRKTFAYTASFIPDGVHTDSAGRVYSGCGDGVHVWNPSGKLIGKIYTGAVAANFQFAGKGRMIITGQTKLFYVTLAASGVKIE from the exons ATGTCGTCCTCTCTCGCTGTGGTTGCCCTCGGAGCCCTCGTCCAGTCGGGACTGGGTCTTGCCGCAAAAGTTCCTTCTACGGCCCAGGTCGTTGACTGGAAGAGCTTCAACGTTCTCGAGAACGTTCTCCCCCCCGCCGAGGCCAATGATTCGACT ACCTTTATTTGGCCTGGTGTGACTGAAAAGTCTCTCCTGGAGAAGCCCTTCCACATTTACGACGATGAGTTCCTCGACGTCATTGGCTCTGATCCGTCGTTGACCCTCATCGCTACCTCTGACACGGATCCCATCTTCCACGAGGCTGTCGTCTGGCATGCCCCTAAGGATGAAGTCTTCTTCGTTCAGAACGCCGGCGCCCCTGCTGCGGGTACTGGTTTGAACAAATCTTCCATCATCCAGAAGATCTCCctcaaggaggctgaggctgtgcGCAAGGGCAAGCTGGATGAGGTGACAGTTACTGTTGTCCCTTCTAATCCCCAGGTCATCAACCCCAACG GTGGCACTAACTACAAGGGCAACATTGTCTTTGCCGGAGAGGGCCAGGGTGACGACATCACCTCGGCTCTTTACCTGATGAACCCCAACCCTCCATACAACACCACTG TCCTTCTGAACAACTACTTCGGCCGTCAGTTCAGCTCCCTCAACGACGTTGTCATCCATCCCCGCAACAAGGAGCTTTACTTCACCGACACTCTCTACGGCTACCTCCAGGACTTCCGCCCTCCTCCTGGTCTCCGCAACCAGGTCTATCGCTACAACTTTGAGACTGGTGCCGTTGCCGTCGCTGCCGACGACTTTGCTCTGCCCAACG GCCTCACCTTCTCCCCTGATGGCAAGAAGGCATACGTCACCGACACCGGTATCGCCCTCGGTTTCTACGGCCGTAACCTCTCGGCCCCCGCCTCCCTCTACTCCTTCGACGTGAGCAGCGACGGCACCTGGGGCAACCGCAAGACCTTTGCCTACACTGCCAGCTTCATCCCCGACGGTGTCCACACTGACTCTGCTGGCCGCGTCTACTCTGGCTGCGGTGATGGTGTCCATGTCTGGAACCCCTCTGGCAAGCTGATCGGCAAGATCTACACGGGCGCTGTTGCTGCCAACTTCCAGTTTGCCGGCAAGGGACGCATGATCATTACTGGTCAGACTAAGCTGTTCTACGTCACCCTTGCTGCTTCTGGCGTGAAGATTGAGTAA